CATAAGTTCGTCTAATTTGGAAGAAGAGAAAGCTTTAAAAGGTGGTTAACCTCATAGACAGAGGGATCGAGTTTAAAACTGGTTGGAATGTCAGATCTGAAAACACCACTTTCTAGGCATTCCACATGACCACCAATGTATGTCTCACTCTCAAGGAATTGACTCCCATAAAACTTCTCTGGATCAGACTGATGCTTGTTTGGACAGATAACATTAGCCTTATAAGCCTGCACGCATGAGAAATGCAGAAGCAAATAGCAAATAAGGCAGCTACcatacagaaaaaaaaaaaaaggcggATGCATCAGTGGGAG
This is a stretch of genomic DNA from Capsicum annuum cultivar UCD-10X-F1 unplaced genomic scaffold, UCD10Xv1.1 ctg58196, whole genome shotgun sequence. It encodes these proteins:
- the LOC124893371 gene encoding DNA polymerase epsilon catalytic subunit A-like; its protein translation is MHPPFFFFLYGSCLICYLLLHFSCVQAYKANVICPNKHQSDPEKFYGSQFLESETYIGGHVECLESGVFRSDIPTSFKLDPSVYELLINNLDRDLQYAIIVEGKMDLESVINYDEVKNAITEKLMSLRDNPLREECPLIYHLDVAGMYPNIILTNRLQ